The following is a genomic window from Bacteroidia bacterium.
TGGCCTCACTGACAAACAGGTAGAAGAAATGCTATTAGCCTCTATCGAATATGCCCAAAGCGATATGCAAACTCGACTGCTCCTTGAAGCTACCGAAGAAGCTAAGCAAATTTTACAATATACCGATAAGTTTTTAAGCAATCATTCGGCATTACTTACAGAACAAGAACATACTGAATTTAAGCGACTTGCAGAAATTTTAGGCCAAAAAATCCAAACAAAACAAAAAGACGAAATCCACACGGCCATAGAAAACCTAAACGAATATTCACGTCCCTTTGCCGAAAGAGTTATGGATACCGCTATTAAACAAGCCTTAAAAGGTAAAACATTAGAAAGCCCCGTTTCAGATAAGTTAAAAAACCAGCTCGACTAATGTGTTTTCGCTTCAATCTAACTCATTATGAAAATCTTATTGAGCCGAGTTGATAGCATTGGGGATGTAGTATTGTCATTGCCGGTAGCTGGCGCCATTAAAAAAAAAATTCCTGATGCTGAAATTTGGTGGTTAGGGGCAGACTACACCAAACCGATATTAGAAAGATGCGTTTGGCTCTCCGGAATTTTAATCTGGAATCCACAAATACCCCTTGACCTAAAACCATATTCTTTTGATTATATCATACATATTTTCCCAAAATCAGCTATTGCTTGGGCTGCTTGGAAAGCAAACATCCCCAACAGAATAGGAACGTCTCATCGCTGGTATCATTGGCTACTGTGCAATCAGTTAATAAATTTAGGAAGAAAAAACAGCGATTTGCATGAAACGGAACTTAACCTTTCCTTAATTCCCAAAGCATTTACTGTACAGAATCCGGATTTGTCAGAAATAGCTGCTTTGTATGGCCTGAAACCCAAAGAGTTACAGAAAGAAAATACCCTGATTTCCAAAACTAAAATCAACTTATTGATACACCCGCGTTCAAAAGGTAGCGCACGGGAAATCCCCTTAGCGACCTTAAAATCTGTTATTAAAAAACTTGATTCCGCTAAATATCAGATTTTTATTGGTGGAACGCTTGACGACGGGCGTATTTTGGCTTCTTGGGTTCAGTCATTACCAAGTGGCATTGTAAATATATGTGGCAAGTTTTCATTAGGAGAATATATTGATTTTATAGCCAGCATTGATGGCTTGGTTGCCGGCAGCACAGGCCCGCTACATATTGCATCGGCTATGGGAAAGTTTGCACTTGGCTTGTATCCCCCCTTGCGCCCGATGCACCCGGGACGCTGGAAACCCATCGGAAAAAATGCCCACTACATAACCGGAAAAACAACCTGCCTCCAATGTAGCGCCACCGCAGCAGAAAGTTCTTGTGAATGCATGAATCTTATTAATTATGAAGATATTGTCAAAATTATCAATAATATGTTTTTATGATATGTCGTTTTTGTGTTTTTTATTATTGATTGCTTGGTGTTATTTCATTGATTTTTAATCCTATTTATGAAATAAATTTCATTACAAAAACAATTAAGTGTCGGTTCTAATACCTATTTTTAATTATTTTTTGTCAATGTATTGATTTATCATGTAACTTTGTTTGTAAGTAACTCGTTTACGAAAGTAAAGAGGAGCAAAAATTATTGAATCTTAATCTTTTTTTATTAAATGAAGTCATCAGAAGTATTCATTGTAGCGGCGCAGAGGACGCCAATCGGTAGTTTTCTAGGTAGTTTATCTGGATTTTCGGCAACACAATTAG
Proteins encoded in this region:
- a CDS encoding glycosyltransferase family 9 protein, with the protein product MKILLSRVDSIGDVVLSLPVAGAIKKKIPDAEIWWLGADYTKPILERCVWLSGILIWNPQIPLDLKPYSFDYIIHIFPKSAIAWAAWKANIPNRIGTSHRWYHWLLCNQLINLGRKNSDLHETELNLSLIPKAFTVQNPDLSEIAALYGLKPKELQKENTLISKTKINLLIHPRSKGSAREIPLATLKSVIKKLDSAKYQIFIGGTLDDGRILASWVQSLPSGIVNICGKFSLGEYIDFIASIDGLVAGSTGPLHIASAMGKFALGLYPPLRPMHPGRWKPIGKNAHYITGKTTCLQCSATAAESSCECMNLINYEDIVKIINNMFL